A genomic stretch from Methanobacterium sp. includes:
- a CDS encoding sigma-70 family RNA polymerase sigma factor, giving the protein MFYKKSESEGIGVELVTDLYNTYGKTMWKYAYKLSNDYEISNDVVSIAFVKIIEKLDLIKKIRKYKIKSYLLSIVKNSYINYKSKEKEHINYDDIQEVIADSRNNDFFQDKYSIVEETLDYMPEPYKSIIKFRYVYEELSYEEIAELLDISANSIRMYKKRAIDMLKERLQGGEIYEK; this is encoded by the coding sequence ATGTTTTATAAAAAATCAGAATCAGAAGGTATTGGTGTAGAACTGGTAACAGATCTGTATAATACTTATGGCAAGACCATGTGGAAATATGCATATAAGCTTTCAAATGACTATGAAATTTCAAATGATGTTGTATCTATTGCTTTTGTAAAAATCATAGAAAAATTAGATTTAATTAAAAAGATTAGAAAATACAAGATTAAATCATACCTGTTAAGTATAGTTAAAAATTCGTATATAAATTACAAAAGTAAGGAAAAAGAACATATAAATTACGATGATATACAAGAAGTTATAGCAGACAGCAGAAATAATGATTTTTTTCAAGATAAATACTCAATAGTAGAAGAAACCCTGGATTATATGCCAGAGCCGTATAAATCCATCATAAAATTCAGGTATGTATATGAGGAATTAAGTTATGAGGAAATTGCAGAGCTATTAGACATCAGTGCAAATAGCATCAGAATGTATAAAAAGCGAGCCATTGATATGTTGAAAGAAAGGTTACAAGGTGGTGAAATCTATGAAAAATAA
- a CDS encoding DUF4367 domain-containing protein: protein MKNNNYINNELNEDFLLRKIATSLVEKDSLLFDELQNDETIVNPLQDDLDKRISAIINDKSNKEQNVKNYNNVKKTLIKAAVIIFVISSGFVISFTTVDAFRVKVLNYYIENFDTHASFMPKEEKPFMVFKVGYIPVGYLENDEFKSASSYALTYYNQENNMIAITLYDSETVFNVDTENCERYDITINNQNGYIFRKPGTLILVFKFYENSIVISSNDDKLTNEEFIRIAKSIDL, encoded by the coding sequence ATGAAAAATAATAATTACATAAACAATGAACTTAATGAAGATTTTCTTCTAAGGAAGATTGCAACTTCTTTAGTTGAGAAGGATAGTTTATTATTTGATGAGCTGCAAAATGATGAAACTATAGTTAATCCACTACAAGATGACTTAGATAAACGTATTTCAGCAATTATTAATGACAAGTCTAATAAAGAGCAAAATGTCAAAAATTACAACAATGTTAAAAAAACATTAATTAAGGCAGCTGTAATTATTTTTGTAATATCATCTGGCTTTGTTATATCTTTTACTACAGTAGATGCGTTTAGGGTAAAGGTATTAAATTATTATATAGAAAATTTTGATACACATGCTTCATTTATGCCTAAAGAAGAAAAACCTTTTATGGTTTTTAAAGTAGGTTACATACCCGTAGGATATTTAGAAAATGATGAATTTAAATCAGCGAGTTCATATGCTCTAACTTACTACAATCAAGAAAACAATATGATTGCCATCACACTTTATGATAGCGAAACAGTTTTCAATGTAGATACAGAAAACTGTGAAAGATATGATATTACAATCAATAATCAAAATGGATATATTTTTAGAAAGCCAGGGACATTAATTTTGGTATTTAAATTCTATGAAAATTCAATTGTAATTAGCAGCAATGACGATAAATTGACTAATGAAGAATTTATAAGAATAGCTAAATCAATTGATTTATAG